From Onychostoma macrolepis isolate SWU-2019 chromosome 05, ASM1243209v1, whole genome shotgun sequence, one genomic window encodes:
- the dpm2 gene encoding dolichol phosphate-mannose biosynthesis regulatory protein produces the protein MMATGADQAVGFGLVGFSLLLFTYYTIWVIVLPFVDSDHVIHSYFLPREYSVILPGVAALILLFFVGTFIGVVTWKNRKPKKVD, from the exons ATGATG GCAACAGGAGCAGATCAAGCTGTTGGTTTTGGACTTGTTGGTTTTAGTCTGTTGCTGTTTACGTATTACACCATTTGGGTCATAGTCTTG CCTTTtgtagacagtgaccatgtgatCCACAGCTATTTTCTTCCACGAGAATATTCAGTTATACTTCCTGGAGTTGCAGCATTAATCCTCTTATTTTTTGTTG GCACCTTCATAGGGGTGGTAACATGGAAGAATCGAAAACCTAAGAAAGTTGATTAA